Genomic window (Thomasclavelia spiroformis DSM 1552):
GTTGGATATCAGACAATTAAATCAATTATCTAGTAATATTCGTGAGTTTTTAATTACGAATATTTCAAAAACTGGTGGACATCTTTCTAGTAATTTAGGGGTTGTAGAATTAACTATTGCTTTGCATTATGTTTTCAATTCTCCTAAAGATAAAATATTTTTTGATGTCGGTCATCAATCATATGTTCATAAAATATTAACTGGTAGAGCGAATCGCTTTGATACTTTACGCAAGTATAATGGTTTATCTGGTTTTCAAAAACAGGCAGAAAGCAAACATGATGTTTGGGAAGCAGGACATTCATCAACGGCTCTAAGCTCTGCGGTTGCAATGGCTATTGCTCGTGATTTAGATCATCAAGATTATGAAGTGATTCCTGTTATCGGTGATGCTGCTATGGTTGGTGGTGAATCTTTGGAAGCTTTAAATCATTTGGGGTCAATTAAAAATAAAGTAATAATTATTTTAAATGATAATCAAATGTCAATTGGCAAAAGCGTTGGTGGTTTTGGTGAATTTCTATCTTCTATAAGATTAAGTGGCACGTATAATAATCTAAAACAAGATTATCGTAACATCACTTCAAAAAATAAATTTGGTCAAATGATTTTTAATATTTCTAAACGAGTTAAAGACTTTGTGAAACATGGTTTAATTGATGATACGATTTTCGAAGATTTTGGTGTTGATTATTTAGGACCCGTTAATGGCCATGATTTTGAGGATTTGATAAGAGTTCTAAATTTGGCCAAAAAGTCTAAATCAAGTGTAGTTATTCATGTCGTAACGAAAAAAGGTCGCGGGTATAAATATGCTGAAAACGATTTTAAAGGTAATTGGCATGGTATCGCACCTTTTAATATTGTTGATGGTACAATTAAAACTCCACCACCTAAAGATAAAATTAGCTGGTCAAAAATGGTTGCTGATCATATTGAATTAAATATGTCTAAAGATAAAGATATTGTTGCAATAACTCCCGCTATGATTCATGGTTCTTGTATGGATGATATATTTGAACATTTCCCAAATCGTAGTTTTGATGTTGGAATTGCTGAAGAACATGCATTAACATTTACAGCAGGTCTTGCAATAGCCAAGAAAAAACCATTTATTTCTGTATATTCATCTTTTTTACAGCGGGCTTATGATCAAATCAATCATGATATTGCAAGAATGGATTTAGGATGTTTGATTTGTGTTGATCGCTGCGGTTTTGTTGGAGCTGACGGACCAACTCACCATGGTGTATTTGATTTAGGAATTTTAAACCCATTGCCTAATGTTATTATTTGTACACCAAGTAATAGTAAAGATGCCAAAAAATTTATTAATACATATATAAAAAATAATGATCATCCTTATATTTTAAGAATTCCTCGAGGAGATATTAAAGATGAAATTGTCAAAGATGATGATTTTTTAACAATTGGTAAATGGTTTATCGAAAATGATCATGACTATGACTGTACAGTTATTTGTTATGGACAAAACGTTAATAGAGTTCGTAGTTATTTTGAAGATAAAGATATTAAAATTAGATTAGTAGATGCTTTATTTATTAAACCGATGGATTTTGAAATGTTGAATCATATAGTTGATGATAAACCATTGGTTATCTATGAAACTGAATTAAAAATTAATTCTCTAGCAAGTAATATTGCATATTATTATAGTCAAAATGGTATTTTAAAAAGAATTTATAGTTTTGGGGTTGATGATCATTTTTCAGTTCAAGGAAGTATTGATGAAATTTTAAAAGATGAAAGATTAGATATGGAATCATTTTATCAAAAAGTTAAGGAGATAATTGATGAAAAAAGAGAGAATTGATGTTTTATTAGTTGAACAAGGTTTTTTTGATTCCCGCGAAAAAGCAAAGCGAGCAATTATGGCCGGAATTGTTCATGATGATTATGATATTATTGATAAACCAGGAACAAAAATACCAATTAATTCTAATTTGCATGTTAAAGGAAATATTATGCCATATGTATCTCGTGGCGGTTTAAAGTTAGAAAAAGCTTTAAAAGATTTTTCTTTAGATATCAAAGATAAAATCATGGTAGATATTGGTAGTTCAACAGGTGGATTTACTGATTGCGCTTTACAAAATGGTGCAAAATTAGTATATGCTGTTGATGTAGGTACAAATCAATTGGTTTGGAAACTTAGAAATGATCCCCGCGTAATTGTTAAAGAACAAACAAATTTTCGTTATGCAACAATCGATTTATTTCAAGAAGGAATCCCAACGCTAGCATCAATTGATGTTTCGTTTATTTCATTAAAACATATTTTTAATGCTCTAAAAAATATTTTAAAAGCAAATAACCAAGTTGTTGCTTTAATCAAACCACAATTTGAAGCAGGTAAAGAAGATGTGGGAAAAAAAGGAATTGTTAAAGACAAAAAGATTCATTGTCGTGTAATTAAAGATGTTATTAAGTACGCTAAAGAAGATGGTTTTACTTTAACTAATCTCACTTATTCTCCAATTACCGGTGGTGAAGGAAATATTGAATTTTTAGGTTTATTTATAAAAGATGGTAAGGATGTTGAAATTAATATTGAAGATGTAGTAAATGCAGCTCATAATTGCTTTGAAAGGTAGGTGAAATAATGTTAGAGAGTATTTATATAGAAAATTTTGCGATTATTGATCAATTACAAATTGATTTTCATGATCAAATGACTGTATTAACTGGTGAAACTGGTGCTGGTAAATCAATCATTATTGATGCAATTGGTCAATTATGCGGAAATCGTAGTCAAACTACTTTTATTAAAAGTGATGCTAATGAATCTTTTATTGAAGGTGTTTTTTCAATTAAAGATAATTCTTCTGTTTTAGATAAATTAAAGGAATATCGCATCGAATATGATGATAAACTAATTGTGTCTAAATCATTTAATCGTAATAATAAAACAACAATTAAAATTAATTATCGCAATGTTTCTACCATGGCTCTTAAATCAATCATGAAAGAATTAATTGATATCCATTCTCAATTTGAAACACATACATTATTCGATAGCAATAACCACATTAATATTTTAGATGATTATATTGGTAAACCACTTGTATCACTGAAACAAAAATACAAAGAAGTATATCAAAAATACATCGACATAAAAAAAACTTATCAAAAAGCAGTTGAAGAAGAATTAAGCGATGAACAACTAGAATATTACCAAAATCAATTATCTGAAATAAATAGTTTGAATCTTACAGAGATTGATGAAGAAAAATTAGAATCCGAGAAAAAAAGATTACTTGATTTTGAAAAAACTAATGAAAAAATTAGTAATTATCGTCAATATATGGAAGGTAATCAAGGCACACTCTCATCACTAAATAGTGCATTAAATGAATTAGAAACATTAAATCAACATGTTAACTATCAGCAAATCTATGAACAAATGTATGATTTATATTATAATTTAATTGATTTAAATGATGCTATTTTAGATGAATATAATCGAAATGATTTTGATGAATTTCGTTTAAATGAAATCCAAGAAACATTATTTAAATTAAATCGTTTAAAAAGAAAATATGGTCAATCAATCAATGCTATTTTAAATGCAAAAAAAGAAATCGAAGATAAAATTCTTTCATTTACAAATCGTGAAACATATATTAACGATTTAAAATCAAAATTAGATTCAATTTTAATTCAAGTTAATCAAAGTGCAAAAGAAATAACAACTTTACGCAAACAAAAAGCATTAGAGTTTACAAATAAAGTAATGGAACAATTAAAATCATTGTATCTAGAAAAAGTTGTATTTGAAATAAATTTTCAAAAAACCTCTCTACAAAAAAATGGTCAAGATATTATTACCTTTCTAGTTTCAACAAATTCTGGTCAAACATTACAACCGCTAAATAAAATTGCTTCAGGTGGTGAAATGTCTCGAATCATGCTAGCAATAAAAACATTATCATTATCTTCTGGTTCACTTGAAACAATCATCTTTGATGAAGCTGACAGTGGTGTCAGTGGTAAAGTAGCTGAAAGTATTGGTGCTAAAATGAAATATATTGCTAAAAAATATCAAGTATTATGCATTAGTCATTTAGCTCAAGTTGCTAGTTTTGCTAATCATCATTATTTAATCAAAAAAACAAGTTATGATGATAATACAAGTGTTAAAGTTAGTGAATTAAGTGAAGAAAAAAGTATTTTAGAAATTGCTAAATTAATTTCTGGAAAAGATATATCTAAAGAATCAATCGATCATGCTAAAAAATTAAAATTAAGTAATGAATAATTATGAGCATAGAAGCCAAACTAAGATGTAACGTTAGTTACAAGGAGGTTTCTATGCTTTTTAAAAAGCTAATTCTTTCTCTAGTTGTAGCTTTATCCATTATTAATCCAATTGCAGCATATGCGATTACATTAATCCCTGGTGGCGATTCAATTGGAATTGAATTAGATTATCAAGGAGTAGTGATAACTGGCGGCTATGAAGTAAAAACAACCGATGACATTTATAATCCTTTAGAAAATGAATTCAAAATTGGTGATAAGATTATTGAAATCGAAAGTAAAAAAGTAACTACTATTAATGAATTGAGTGAAATAATTAAAAATAGTGGGAATTTAAAAGAAAACTTTGATGTTACAATAATCAGAAATAACAAAGAAATTCATAAAACACTAAAAGTTATTTATGAAAACAACCAATTTACTACTGGTTTATATGTCAAAGATGCAATTAATGGTGTTGGAACCATTACTTTTTATAATCCTGATAAGCAAAGTTTTGGAGCATTAGGTCATGCTATGGAAGATACTACATTAAACAGTGATTTACTACAATCTGGTAAAATTTTTGAAAGTACTGTTACAAGTATAAAAAAAGCTACACCTAATCATTCTGGAAACAAAATTGCTGATATTTCAAATGTTGAAATAGGTAGTATAAACAGCCATAATCAATTCGGTATTTATGGAACTTATAATTACGATATTTCTAAAAAAAAATCTATGGAAACAGCAAATATTGATGAGATTGAATTAGGAAAAGCATACTTTCTAACAGTATTAGATGGTCAAAAAATCCAAAAGTGTGAAATTGAAATCACTAAATTGAATAATCAGGATTCAATCAAAGAAAAAGGTATTGAATTTAAAGTTACCGATCAAGCAGTAACAAAACAAGCAAATGGTATTGTTCAAGGAATGAGTGGTTCTCCAATCATTCAAAATGATAAAATTATTGGCTGTGTTACTCATGTATCTGGTAATAACCCAATGCTTGGATATGGATTATATATTGAATGGATGTTAGAAATGGATAAGTAGTTCAAAAGGTGCCTGGAGCACCTTTTAAAATAAAATAAACTTCCATGTTTAAAAATTTTTAGTATAATAGTTAAGGGGGAAAATAATGATGAATATTGTAATTATAAAGAAAGCTTTTAAACAAACAATTCCTGTTTTAATGGGCTATTTTGTTTTAGGATGTGCTTTTGGTATGTTGTTAATTGATAGTGGTTATCCAATTTACTATGCTTTAATTATGAGTGTTTTTATTTATGCTGGAAGTATGCAATTTTTGACTATATCACTATTAATGGCGCATTATAGTTTATTTAGTACTTTTATTATGACTTTGATGGTAAATGCTCGTCATCTCGTTTATGGTATTTCAATGTTAAAAAAATTTGAAAAGACAAAATATTTGAAACCATATATGATTTTTTCACTATCTGATGAAACTTTTTCACTTTTAGTAAATAATCATTCAAAAAATAAATATGAGCTTTTTTTAATATGTTTATTTGATCATATTTATTGGCTCATTGGTTGGAGCATGTATTTCAAATTTTATTACATTCAATAGTAGTGGCTTGGATTTTTCTATGACAGCATTATTTATTGTTATTGTAATTAATCAAATAAAAAGCAATAAAAATCACGAAGCAACTATTGTTGGTTTTTTAGTTAGTATAGTTGCATTAATTATATTTGGTCGTGATAATTTTGTAATTATATCTTTAGTTACAATTATTTTAATATTAGTTATTGAAAAAAAGAGGTTAGATAATAAATATGAGTAATGATATTATGATAATTACGGTAGTTTCTATAACAACCTTTTTAACCAGGGTTCTACCGTTTATTATTTTTAAAGATCCTAAAAAAACACCTGATTTAATAATGTATTTAAGTAAAATATTGCCATATTCCATTATGACAATGTTAGTTGTATATTGTTTAAAGGATATGAATTTCTTTAATAAAAATCATGCTTTACCAGAATTGATTGCTGTTATAATTACTATTTTAATTCATTTGTATAAAAACAATACACTACTATCTATCATTACTGGGACAATTATTTATATGGTTTGTATACAATTAATTTTTGTTTAAAAGGGTAGTTATGCAAGTTATTTTTCATATTGATCTAAATGCATTTTATGCAAGTGCAGAAATAGCCCGTAATCCTAAATTAAAAAACAAACCATTAGTTATTTCAGGACAATCACGTCGTAGTATTATTACAACAGCATCATACGAAGCTAGAAAATTTGGTATCCATTCAGCTATGCCATTGTTTCAAGCATATCAAAAATGTAAAGATTTAATTGTATTACCTGTTGATTTTGAATATTATCATCAATTATCTAATGATTTTTTTAATATTATTGCCTCATATAGTGATGTTTTAGAAGTAGCCAGTATTGATGAATGCTATGTAGATGTAACTAAAATCATACAAGAAAGAAACTTTCATCCTATTAAATTAGCTAAAGAGATTCAACAAGATGTTTATAGACAATTACATTTAAAATGTTCAATCGGTATTTCACCAAATAAATTTTTAGCAAAAATGGCTAGTGATATGAAAAAACCGATGGGCATTACAATTTTAACAAGATCAAATTTAAAAGAATTGATGTGGCCCTTAGATATTCAAAATATGTTTGGCGTTGGAAAAAAGACAACAATTAAATTAAAAGAAGCCGGTATAAATACGATTAAAGATATTGCTGATTATTCAAACTATGATATTTTAAGACAAATAGTGGGAAAAAATGCTTTATTATTGTATCGAAAAGCTAATGGAATTGATTCAAGAATGGTTGATCCCCAACAAAACGAATTAAAATCAGTTGGTAACTCGACAACTTT
Coding sequences:
- a CDS encoding DNA polymerase IV, with the translated sequence MQVIFHIDLNAFYASAEIARNPKLKNKPLVISGQSRRSIITTASYEARKFGIHSAMPLFQAYQKCKDLIVLPVDFEYYHQLSNDFFNIIASYSDVLEVASIDECYVDVTKIIQERNFHPIKLAKEIQQDVYRQLHLKCSIGISPNKFLAKMASDMKKPMGITILTRSNLKELMWPLDIQNMFGVGKKTTIKLKEAGINTIKDIADYSNYDILRQIVGKNALLLYRKANGIDSRMVDPQQNELKSVGNSTTLPYDTSDEVILYDTLKKLAKKVSSRAKNRNLISNSISITIKYTRFESISRQTTINSYINDYEIILSTAKMLFDANYNGRAVRLLGVSLNNTIDKKDYKEQLSIFDSSNDKTNNNDDDLDIILDDINKKFKKPIITKASKIKNKNIQKKYLK
- a CDS encoding AzlC family ABC transporter permease, which translates into the protein MMNIVIIKKAFKQTIPVLMGYFVLGCAFGMLLIDSGYPIYYALIMSVFIYAGSMQFLTISLLMAHYSLFSTFIMTLMVNARHLVYGISMLKKFEKTKYLKPYMIFSLSDETFSLLVNNHSKNKYELFLICLFDHIYWLIGWSMYFKFYYIQ
- a CDS encoding TlyA family RNA methyltransferase — encoded protein: MKKERIDVLLVEQGFFDSREKAKRAIMAGIVHDDYDIIDKPGTKIPINSNLHVKGNIMPYVSRGGLKLEKALKDFSLDIKDKIMVDIGSSTGGFTDCALQNGAKLVYAVDVGTNQLVWKLRNDPRVIVKEQTNFRYATIDLFQEGIPTLASIDVSFISLKHIFNALKNILKANNQVVALIKPQFEAGKEDVGKKGIVKDKKIHCRVIKDVIKYAKEDGFTLTNLTYSPITGGEGNIEFLGLFIKDGKDVEINIEDVVNAAHNCFER
- a CDS encoding SpoIVB peptidase S55 domain-containing protein: MLFKKLILSLVVALSIINPIAAYAITLIPGGDSIGIELDYQGVVITGGYEVKTTDDIYNPLENEFKIGDKIIEIESKKVTTINELSEIIKNSGNLKENFDVTIIRNNKEIHKTLKVIYENNQFTTGLYVKDAINGVGTITFYNPDKQSFGALGHAMEDTTLNSDLLQSGKIFESTVTSIKKATPNHSGNKIADISNVEIGSINSHNQFGIYGTYNYDISKKKSMETANIDEIELGKAYFLTVLDGQKIQKCEIEITKLNNQDSIKEKGIEFKVTDQAVTKQANGIVQGMSGSPIIQNDKIIGCVTHVSGNNPMLGYGLYIEWMLEMDK
- the dxs gene encoding 1-deoxy-D-xylulose-5-phosphate synthase, producing MDLNNIKDPSFLKELDIRQLNQLSSNIREFLITNISKTGGHLSSNLGVVELTIALHYVFNSPKDKIFFDVGHQSYVHKILTGRANRFDTLRKYNGLSGFQKQAESKHDVWEAGHSSTALSSAVAMAIARDLDHQDYEVIPVIGDAAMVGGESLEALNHLGSIKNKVIIILNDNQMSIGKSVGGFGEFLSSIRLSGTYNNLKQDYRNITSKNKFGQMIFNISKRVKDFVKHGLIDDTIFEDFGVDYLGPVNGHDFEDLIRVLNLAKKSKSSVVIHVVTKKGRGYKYAENDFKGNWHGIAPFNIVDGTIKTPPPKDKISWSKMVADHIELNMSKDKDIVAITPAMIHGSCMDDIFEHFPNRSFDVGIAEEHALTFTAGLAIAKKKPFISVYSSFLQRAYDQINHDIARMDLGCLICVDRCGFVGADGPTHHGVFDLGILNPLPNVIICTPSNSKDAKKFINTYIKNNDHPYILRIPRGDIKDEIVKDDDFLTIGKWFIENDHDYDCTVICYGQNVNRVRSYFEDKDIKIRLVDALFIKPMDFEMLNHIVDDKPLVIYETELKINSLASNIAYYYSQNGILKRIYSFGVDDHFSVQGSIDEILKDERLDMESFYQKVKEIIDEKREN
- a CDS encoding branched-chain amino acid transporter permease produces the protein MSNDIMIITVVSITTFLTRVLPFIIFKDPKKTPDLIMYLSKILPYSIMTMLVVYCLKDMNFFNKNHALPELIAVIITILIHLYKNNTLLSIITGTIIYMVCIQLIFV
- the recN gene encoding DNA repair protein RecN, whose product is MLESIYIENFAIIDQLQIDFHDQMTVLTGETGAGKSIIIDAIGQLCGNRSQTTFIKSDANESFIEGVFSIKDNSSVLDKLKEYRIEYDDKLIVSKSFNRNNKTTIKINYRNVSTMALKSIMKELIDIHSQFETHTLFDSNNHINILDDYIGKPLVSLKQKYKEVYQKYIDIKKTYQKAVEEELSDEQLEYYQNQLSEINSLNLTEIDEEKLESEKKRLLDFEKTNEKISNYRQYMEGNQGTLSSLNSALNELETLNQHVNYQQIYEQMYDLYYNLIDLNDAILDEYNRNDFDEFRLNEIQETLFKLNRLKRKYGQSINAILNAKKEIEDKILSFTNRETYINDLKSKLDSILIQVNQSAKEITTLRKQKALEFTNKVMEQLKSLYLEKVVFEINFQKTSLQKNGQDIITFLVSTNSGQTLQPLNKIASGGEMSRIMLAIKTLSLSSGSLETIIFDEADSGVSGKVAESIGAKMKYIAKKYQVLCISHLAQVASFANHHYLIKKTSYDDNTSVKVSELSEEKSILEIAKLISGKDISKESIDHAKKLKLSNE